In the Flavobacterium acetivorans genome, one interval contains:
- the sufD gene encoding Fe-S cluster assembly protein SufD, giving the protein MELKDKLISSFMAFEERIDVHSELHDVRTSAIKNFENKGFPTKKEEAWKYTSLNAILKNDFTVFPKNESSIEFNQVKKYFINEIDTYKVVFIDGVFSSHLSSTTHEGIDVCLMSSALNKPKYKMIIDTYFNQIASKDESLTSLNTAFANEGAYINIPKSKVADKPIEIMYFSTGNEAALMVQPRNLVIVGENSHVQIIERHQSLSENPVLTNSVTEIFAQKRAIVDYYKIQNDNLEANLIDNTYVSQKQESHVSVHTFSFGGNLTRNNLNFYHFGERLTSTLNGITIIGEKQHVDHYTLVNHTSPNCESFQDYKGIFSDRSTGVFNGKVFVDKEAQKTNAFQKSNNILLSDKATINAKPQLEIFADDVKCSHGCTIGQLDETAMFYMQQRGIPKKEAKALLMYAFSNAVIENIKIPELKQRINTIIATKLGVKMGFDL; this is encoded by the coding sequence ATGGAATTGAAAGATAAATTAATCTCGTCTTTTATGGCTTTTGAGGAGCGTATTGATGTTCATTCTGAACTTCATGATGTAAGAACTTCGGCTATAAAAAACTTTGAAAATAAAGGCTTCCCAACCAAAAAAGAAGAAGCTTGGAAATATACTTCGCTAAACGCCATCCTGAAAAATGACTTTACGGTATTTCCAAAAAACGAAAGTTCAATTGAATTTAACCAAGTAAAAAAATACTTTATCAACGAAATAGACACTTACAAAGTGGTTTTTATTGACGGTGTTTTTAGCTCTCATTTATCTTCAACAACTCACGAAGGAATCGATGTTTGTTTGATGTCATCGGCATTAAACAAACCAAAATATAAGATGATTATTGACACTTACTTCAACCAGATTGCAAGTAAAGACGAAAGCTTGACTTCATTAAATACGGCTTTTGCCAATGAAGGAGCTTACATCAATATCCCAAAAAGCAAAGTAGCTGACAAACCTATCGAAATCATGTATTTCTCTACAGGTAACGAAGCTGCATTGATGGTTCAGCCAAGAAACTTAGTGATTGTAGGTGAGAATTCTCATGTTCAAATCATTGAGCGTCATCAAAGTTTAAGCGAAAATCCAGTATTAACTAACTCCGTTACCGAAATTTTTGCTCAAAAACGTGCCATTGTGGATTACTACAAAATTCAAAATGACAATCTTGAGGCAAACCTAATTGACAATACTTACGTTTCTCAAAAACAAGAGAGTCACGTTTCTGTTCACACTTTCTCTTTTGGAGGAAACTTAACCCGAAACAATTTGAATTTCTACCACTTTGGTGAAAGATTGACAAGTACTTTGAACGGAATCACGATCATTGGCGAAAAACAACACGTAGATCATTACACTCTAGTGAACCATACTTCTCCAAACTGTGAAAGCTTCCAGGATTACAAAGGAATCTTCTCTGATCGTTCAACAGGTGTTTTCAACGGAAAAGTATTTGTTGACAAAGAAGCTCAAAAAACAAATGCTTTCCAAAAAAGCAACAACATCTTATTGAGTGACAAAGCGACAATCAATGCAAAACCTCAGTTAGAAATTTTTGCCGATGACGTAAAATGTTCTCACGGATGTACCATAGGTCAATTAGACGAAACTGCAATGTTCTACATGCAACAACGTGGAATCCCTAAAAAAGAAGCTAAAGCTTTATTGATGTACGCTTTCTCGAATGCAGTTATCGAAAACATCAAAATACCAGAATTAAAACAAAGAATCAACACCATTATCGCCACTAAATTAGGCGTGAAAATGGGATTTGATTTGTAG
- a CDS encoding serine hydrolase domain-containing protein, with amino-acid sequence MKKIFKLIGFASFIGVFYIGYTTYPKLDLISGFSAKSVASGHFIDQRSLEMIEKGDNDIDMIDLAKNKIDDEGKFATASVYGLKKRKAIYREGLGATLINDDFDVNKPYLVPKRAKLENNLAFPYGNKNPKDTIFSNIDYEKLNAAVANAFDVKGKKDKRTRSLLVVYKDKIIAEKYDTGFNKDSKILGWSMTKSITATLFGILQKQGKYDIYKPAPIPEWENDERKNITTNDLIHMNSGLEWEEDYSTICDATKMLFLSENMGRVQLEKPAVHKPNTHWNYSSGTTNLLSYILRNQFKTHQEYLDFWYAALIDKIGMSSMLIETDMAGNYVGSSYGWATTRDWAKFGLLYLHKGNWNGEQLFEESWAKYVAKPTNDSKGDYGGHFWLNAGGRYPDAPKDLYSANGYQGQKVFIIPSLDLVIVRMGLTEDAKFDVNAMLKGIVESVKK; translated from the coding sequence ATGAAAAAAATATTCAAACTTATTGGTTTTGCGTCTTTTATAGGTGTTTTTTATATTGGATATACAACCTATCCAAAGTTGGATTTAATTTCCGGTTTTTCGGCCAAAAGTGTTGCTTCGGGACATTTCATAGATCAGCGTTCGCTGGAAATGATTGAAAAGGGTGACAATGATATCGACATGATTGATTTGGCTAAAAACAAAATTGACGATGAAGGAAAATTTGCAACTGCTTCGGTATATGGACTGAAAAAACGAAAAGCGATTTATCGGGAAGGCTTGGGTGCGACATTAATTAACGATGATTTTGATGTAAATAAACCGTATTTGGTTCCAAAAAGAGCAAAATTGGAAAATAATTTAGCTTTCCCTTATGGAAATAAGAATCCAAAAGATACTATTTTCTCTAACATTGATTATGAAAAATTGAACGCGGCTGTCGCCAATGCCTTTGATGTTAAGGGCAAAAAAGACAAAAGAACACGTTCTCTTTTGGTTGTTTATAAAGATAAAATCATTGCCGAGAAATACGATACGGGTTTCAATAAAGACAGCAAAATTTTAGGTTGGTCAATGACCAAAAGTATTACGGCGACTTTATTTGGAATACTCCAAAAACAAGGAAAATATGATATTTATAAACCCGCCCCGATTCCCGAATGGGAAAATGATGAACGAAAAAACATCACCACAAATGATCTGATTCACATGAATTCGGGATTAGAATGGGAGGAAGATTACAGTACGATTTGTGATGCGACAAAAATGCTTTTTCTATCAGAAAATATGGGAAGAGTTCAACTCGAAAAACCGGCGGTACACAAGCCTAATACGCATTGGAATTATTCTTCGGGAACTACTAATTTATTGTCTTATATTTTGAGAAATCAATTTAAAACCCATCAGGAATATCTTGATTTTTGGTATGCTGCTTTGATTGATAAAATTGGAATGAGCTCGATGTTGATTGAAACAGATATGGCAGGCAATTATGTAGGTTCGTCTTATGGTTGGGCTACAACAAGAGATTGGGCTAAGTTTGGTTTGTTGTATTTACACAAAGGGAATTGGAACGGAGAGCAGCTTTTTGAGGAGAGTTGGGCTAAATATGTTGCAAAGCCTACCAATGATTCTAAGGGAGATTATGGAGGACATTTTTGGTTGAATGCCGGTGGAAGATATCCAGACGCGCCAAAAGATTTGTATTCGGCAAATGGTTATCAAGGGCAAAAAGTATTTATTATTCCGTCGCTTGATTTAGTGATTGTGCGTATGGGATTGACCGAAGATGCCAAGTTTGATGTTAATGCGATGTTGAAAGGGATCGTCGAGAGTGTGAAAAAATAA
- a CDS encoding aminotransferase class V-fold PLP-dependent enzyme — translation MLDIQKIRADFPILSQKVNGKPLVYFDNGATSQKPQVVIDAISKYYQEINANIHRGVHTLSQLATDAYEISRGKVQNHINAKFVHEVLFTSGTTFGINLVANGFASILKPGDEVLVSALEHHSNIVPWQMLCEKTGATLKVIPMNENGELIMAEFDKILSDKTKIIAVNHISNALGTINPIKYMIDKAHEVGAAILIDGAQAVPHLKPDVQELDCDFYVFSGHKMCGPTGTGILYGKEAWLNKLPPYQGGGEMIKEVTFEKTTYADLPHKFEAGTPNIAGGIVLGTAIDYMNSIGFENIQKQELELLEYGTQRLLEIEGLKIFGTAKEKTSVISFNIEGIHPYDIGTIIDKLGIAVRTGHHCTQPIMNFFCIPGTIRASFSFYNTKEEIDLMVEAVKKAKTMLS, via the coding sequence ATGCTAGACATTCAAAAAATAAGAGCCGATTTTCCTATACTATCTCAAAAAGTAAACGGAAAACCTTTAGTTTACTTCGATAACGGAGCCACATCTCAGAAACCACAAGTGGTCATTGATGCCATCTCTAAATATTACCAAGAAATCAATGCCAACATTCATCGTGGTGTTCATACTTTAAGCCAATTAGCGACCGATGCCTACGAAATTTCTCGTGGCAAAGTTCAAAATCATATCAATGCCAAATTTGTCCACGAAGTGCTTTTTACTTCCGGAACTACTTTTGGGATTAATTTAGTTGCCAACGGATTTGCCTCGATTTTGAAACCGGGCGATGAAGTTTTGGTTTCAGCATTGGAACACCACAGCAATATTGTGCCTTGGCAAATGCTTTGCGAGAAAACTGGTGCTACACTAAAAGTCATTCCCATGAATGAAAACGGGGAACTGATAATGGCTGAATTTGACAAAATCCTTTCGGATAAAACCAAAATTATCGCTGTGAATCATATCTCAAACGCACTCGGAACTATCAATCCGATTAAGTACATGATTGACAAAGCGCATGAAGTTGGCGCAGCCATTTTAATTGACGGGGCGCAAGCCGTTCCGCATTTAAAACCGGACGTACAGGAATTAGACTGCGATTTTTATGTTTTTTCAGGGCATAAAATGTGCGGACCTACGGGAACCGGTATTTTATACGGAAAAGAAGCCTGGCTGAATAAATTACCGCCTTATCAAGGTGGTGGTGAAATGATCAAAGAAGTGACTTTCGAAAAAACTACTTATGCTGATTTGCCTCATAAATTTGAAGCCGGAACGCCTAATATTGCCGGAGGAATCGTCTTGGGAACCGCCATTGACTATATGAATTCCATTGGTTTTGAGAATATCCAAAAACAGGAACTAGAATTATTGGAATATGGAACCCAACGTTTATTGGAAATTGAAGGTTTGAAAATTTTTGGTACAGCCAAGGAAAAAACGTCGGTAATTTCATTTAATATTGAAGGAATTCATCCTTATGATATTGGTACGATAATTGACAAATTGGGAATAGCGGTACGAACAGGACACCATTGCACCCAACCGATAATGAATTTTTTCTGTATTCCGGGAACCATCAGAGCCTCTTTTTCTTTTTACAATACCAAAGAAGAAATTGATCTTATGGTCGAAGCCGTTAAAAAAGCGAAAACAATGTTATCTTAA
- a CDS encoding SufE family protein — translation MTKIKNIQDEIVDEFSMFDDWMQRYEYIIELGKNLPLIKEEFKTENNLIKGCQSKVWLQGEKNEDKVVFTADSDAILTKGIIAILIRVFSNQSPADIINADMSFIDEIGLKEHLSPTRANGLVSMIKNIKMYALAFNTKN, via the coding sequence ATGACGAAAATTAAAAACATACAGGACGAAATAGTGGATGAATTTTCTATGTTTGATGATTGGATGCAACGCTACGAGTACATCATCGAATTGGGGAAAAATCTTCCACTAATCAAAGAGGAATTTAAGACAGAAAACAATTTGATTAAAGGTTGCCAATCGAAAGTGTGGTTGCAAGGAGAAAAAAACGAAGATAAGGTGGTTTTTACCGCCGACAGCGATGCCATTTTAACCAAAGGAATTATTGCGATTTTAATCCGTGTTTTTTCAAACCAGTCGCCTGCGGATATCATCAATGCCGACATGAGTTTTATTGACGAAATAGGTCTGAAAGAGCATTTATCCCCTACAAGAGCCAATGGTTTGGTCTCAATGATAAAAAATATTAAAATGTATGCCTTGGCATTCAACACTAAAAACTAA
- a CDS encoding SUF system Fe-S cluster assembly protein yields MEQEIDTNELGEAIVKKLKTIYDPEIPVDIYELGLIYDVMVNTDYEVKILMTLTSPNCPVAESLPREVEEKVKSIEHIKDAEVEITFDPPWSKDLMSEEAKLELGML; encoded by the coding sequence ATGGAACAAGAAATAGACACTAACGAATTAGGCGAAGCAATCGTAAAGAAACTAAAAACCATCTACGATCCTGAGATTCCTGTAGATATTTACGAATTAGGATTGATTTATGACGTAATGGTCAACACTGATTATGAAGTAAAAATCCTGATGACATTGACTTCTCCTAACTGCCCGGTTGCCGAAAGTTTACCTAGAGAAGTAGAAGAAAAAGTAAAATCTATTGAGCATATCAAAGACGCCGAAGTAGAAATCACTTTTGATCCACCTTGGAGCAAAGATCTCATGAGTGAAGAAGCTAAGTTAGAATTAGGAATGCTTTAA
- a CDS encoding DUF2480 family protein produces MDEIINKVANSVLEVFDLEDYYPKGIRTQIDISQWLLDGFLLKEKDFREHLKNHDWTQYQNHFVAIHCSTDAIIPAWASILVAIQLAPFAKKIVNGTIEDLDAALYEELLPKLDYSVYQNKPIIIKGCSRKPVPMRAYVLAAHHLQVYARSIMYGEACSAVPLYKKK; encoded by the coding sequence ATGGACGAGATAATTAATAAAGTAGCCAATAGTGTCTTGGAAGTTTTCGATCTAGAAGATTACTATCCAAAAGGGATTCGGACTCAAATCGACATTTCACAATGGCTGTTAGACGGTTTTTTGTTAAAAGAAAAAGACTTTAGAGAGCATCTTAAAAATCACGACTGGACCCAATACCAAAACCATTTTGTAGCCATCCATTGCAGTACGGATGCTATTATTCCTGCTTGGGCTTCCATTTTAGTAGCAATCCAACTGGCGCCATTTGCCAAAAAAATTGTCAATGGAACGATCGAAGATTTAGATGCCGCCTTATATGAAGAACTACTTCCGAAATTGGATTATTCTGTATATCAAAACAAACCGATTATCATAAAAGGCTGTTCCAGAAAACCGGTTCCGATGCGTGCTTATGTATTAGCGGCGCATCATCTGCAAGTTTATGCCAGAAGCATCATGTATGGTGAAGCCTGCTCCGCTGTACCCTTGTATAAGAAAAAATAA
- a CDS encoding DUF3078 domain-containing protein has product MKKAILSLVFILTLLSGNAQEVAKDTTKIWTKKGNISLLFSQSAYNKQWLGGGTSNLAGNFGLNYDFNYKKGNVVWDNKFILAYGLSKIKGNERTAKTDDRIELNSLWGKKSSAPNWYYSLYFNFKSQMDSGLGKNDEIISHFFSPAYFQLGPGMLWKKSNNLSFNFSPAAGKLILVHKHFTDLAPSFGVLQGDASRFELGASVSGYYKFNVMANVSIENRLNLYSNYLDNPQNVDIDYQMNLVMKINKYLSANVAVQAIYDDNSVQAVQVREIFGLGINFGI; this is encoded by the coding sequence ATGAAAAAAGCAATACTTTCTTTGGTCTTTATTTTGACACTCCTATCCGGAAATGCCCAAGAAGTCGCAAAAGACACTACAAAAATTTGGACAAAAAAAGGCAATATCTCCTTACTTTTTAGCCAATCAGCCTACAACAAACAATGGTTAGGAGGCGGTACCTCAAATCTTGCGGGAAATTTTGGTTTGAACTATGATTTCAATTATAAAAAAGGAAATGTTGTATGGGACAATAAATTTATTCTGGCTTATGGTCTAAGTAAAATAAAAGGAAATGAAAGAACAGCTAAAACGGATGACCGCATAGAATTGAATTCTCTTTGGGGTAAAAAGTCATCTGCACCTAACTGGTACTATTCCCTATATTTCAATTTTAAATCACAAATGGATTCTGGTTTGGGTAAAAACGACGAGATAATCTCTCATTTTTTCTCCCCTGCCTATTTCCAGCTTGGTCCCGGAATGCTATGGAAGAAAAGCAATAATCTGAGTTTCAATTTTTCTCCAGCAGCAGGAAAATTAATTCTTGTCCATAAACATTTTACTGATTTAGCTCCTTCCTTTGGCGTTTTGCAAGGCGACGCTTCCCGATTTGAATTGGGCGCCAGCGTTTCCGGTTATTACAAATTTAATGTAATGGCTAATGTATCCATTGAAAACCGATTGAATTTATATTCCAATTATTTAGACAACCCGCAAAACGTTGATATCGATTACCAGATGAATCTAGTCATGAAAATCAACAAATACCTGTCGGCGAATGTTGCTGTTCAGGCCATCTATGATGACAATTCAGTCCAAGCCGTTCAGGTGCGTGAAATCTTTGGATTGGGTATCAATTTTGGTATCTAA
- the hflX gene encoding GTPase HflX, whose protein sequence is MLEKEVLNFEKTAIVGIVTQNQSEEKLNEYLDELEFLTFTAGGEVVKRFSQKMERPNPKTFMGTGKIEEIHAYVKENSISTLIFDDELTPSQQKNISKIITECKILDRTHLILDIFAQRAETSYARTQVELAQCIYMLPRLSGLWTHLERQKGGIGMRGPGETEIETDRRIVRDRIALLKDKIKAIDKQMGTQRSNRGSMVRVALVGYTNVGKSTLMNAIGKSDVFVENKLFATLDTTVRKVVIKNLPFLLSDTVGFIRKLPTMLVDSFKSTLDEVREADLLLHVVDISHPEFEDHIASVNQTLLDIKANDKPVIMVFNKIDAYRHLTIDEDDLMTEKTTKHYTLEEWKSTWMSRVGEQNALFISARNKENFEEFRECVYEAVRQIHITRFPYNKFLYPDYKDAIEKEKDEDDTEI, encoded by the coding sequence ATGTTAGAAAAAGAAGTATTAAATTTCGAAAAAACAGCCATTGTAGGCATTGTAACTCAAAATCAAAGCGAAGAGAAATTAAACGAATATCTTGACGAACTGGAGTTTTTAACTTTTACGGCTGGTGGAGAAGTGGTGAAACGCTTTTCGCAAAAAATGGAACGTCCCAATCCTAAAACTTTTATGGGTACAGGAAAGATCGAAGAGATTCATGCGTATGTAAAGGAGAATAGTATTTCGACATTGATTTTTGATGATGAGTTAACACCTTCACAACAAAAAAATATTTCCAAGATAATTACCGAATGTAAAATTCTGGACAGGACGCACCTTATTCTGGACATTTTTGCACAGCGTGCCGAAACTTCCTATGCAAGAACCCAAGTGGAGCTGGCACAATGTATTTATATGTTGCCGCGATTATCCGGACTTTGGACACACTTGGAGCGTCAAAAAGGGGGAATTGGAATGCGTGGACCCGGTGAAACAGAAATTGAAACAGACAGACGTATTGTACGCGATAGAATTGCGTTACTCAAAGATAAAATTAAAGCGATTGACAAACAAATGGGAACGCAGCGAAGCAATCGTGGTTCTATGGTACGTGTTGCTTTAGTGGGATATACGAATGTGGGTAAATCTACTTTGATGAATGCCATTGGGAAAAGTGATGTGTTTGTAGAAAACAAACTTTTTGCAACCTTAGACACAACCGTTCGCAAGGTGGTGATCAAAAACCTGCCTTTCCTATTGTCTGACACCGTGGGATTTATTCGTAAATTACCTACTATGCTAGTAGATTCGTTCAAGAGTACGCTTGATGAGGTTCGTGAGGCCGATTTGTTATTGCATGTTGTCGATATTTCACACCCTGAATTTGAAGATCATATTGCATCGGTAAACCAAACGCTATTGGATATCAAAGCGAATGACAAACCCGTAATCATGGTTTTCAATAAAATTGATGCTTATAGACATTTGACCATTGACGAAGATGATTTGATGACCGAAAAAACGACAAAACATTATACGCTGGAAGAATGGAAATCGACTTGGATGAGTCGCGTAGGTGAGCAAAACGCTTTGTTTATTTCGGCTAGAAACAAAGAAAACTTTGAAGAGTTTAGAGAATGTGTTTATGAAGCGGTAAGGCAAATTCACATTACCCGTTTTCCGTACAATAAGTTTTTGTATCCTGATTATAAGGATGCTATTGAAAAAGAAAAAGACGAAGATGATACTGAAATCTAA
- a CDS encoding FKBP-type peptidyl-prolyl cis-trans isomerase, producing MKYTLIALISILFISCSKDKETDYTAKNEQEIVDYIAKNDLTAQKSSSGLYYVIKEAGTGKQPTATSNVTVAYKGYFTNGTVFDQSKDSGISFGLQQVIKGWTEGIPFFKEGGSGILLIPAHLGYGSNDRGPIPGGSVLIFEVKLITVN from the coding sequence ATGAAATACACTTTAATTGCCCTAATCTCGATTCTATTTATATCTTGTTCAAAAGATAAAGAAACGGATTATACCGCTAAGAATGAACAAGAAATTGTTGATTATATAGCCAAAAATGATTTAACTGCTCAAAAAAGCAGTTCAGGTTTGTATTACGTAATTAAGGAAGCCGGAACGGGAAAACAACCTACTGCTACCTCTAATGTAACGGTGGCTTACAAAGGCTATTTTACCAATGGTACTGTATTCGATCAAAGTAAAGACAGCGGAATTTCCTTTGGTTTGCAACAGGTAATAAAAGGATGGACAGAAGGAATTCCTTTTTTTAAAGAAGGCGGTAGCGGTATTCTTTTAATTCCGGCTCATCTGGGTTATGGAAGCAATGATAGAGGGCCTATTCCTGGAGGTTCTGTACTTATTTTTGAGGTAAAATTGATTACCGTTAATTAA
- a CDS encoding DUF5689 domain-containing protein — protein sequence MESNSIKCFFLMVFAVLFSSCVNDEVEVPKLSCTQPDFVANKTVVQVHANAAEIVAQYPYDDVIEAYVVSSDEKGNFFKTISLQTLATATNQTIGFSVPVDATNLYVDFRVGNKVYVKLKEQYTDLYYGALRIGALYVNAYNQGGVGRLSQNDYKKVLLASCINMNEEQLVQPLSLDQINDSYLNTLVEVSKVQFTEPAIGRQYYEATNDVGGATNWNLVDEKGNQIIFRTSSYADFSKNSVPDGSGKVRGVLTKYASDYQLVARNETDLQMNAERKIPFFIEDFQSVSDGTNLSLPGWSNIIETGAIVWKGGITATNGYAEFTITGTKVVSNIVWLISPKIDMDTHTNETLSFRTAQHHLDVDSPLNTLEVYISTDFDGLHINSATWIPVSVRIPNQSTPWNEFIGSGTVDLSTYTGKINIAFKYIGSGKDLALDGSFLVDDVQVFGD from the coding sequence ATGGAAAGTAATAGTATAAAATGCTTTTTTTTAATGGTCTTTGCAGTGCTCTTTTCTAGTTGCGTAAATGATGAGGTCGAAGTTCCTAAGCTGAGTTGTACCCAGCCGGATTTTGTCGCAAACAAAACTGTCGTCCAAGTTCATGCCAATGCTGCCGAAATTGTAGCTCAATATCCCTATGATGACGTAATCGAAGCTTATGTGGTCTCCAGTGATGAGAAGGGAAATTTTTTTAAAACAATCTCGCTTCAAACCTTGGCTACAGCCACCAATCAAACCATCGGTTTTAGTGTGCCTGTTGATGCCACTAATTTATATGTTGATTTTCGGGTGGGGAATAAAGTATATGTGAAATTAAAAGAGCAATATACCGATTTATATTATGGAGCACTGCGTATTGGGGCTTTGTATGTGAACGCCTACAATCAGGGAGGAGTAGGACGACTTTCGCAAAATGATTATAAAAAGGTGTTGCTGGCTTCATGTATCAATATGAATGAAGAACAATTAGTTCAGCCGTTGAGTTTGGATCAAATTAACGATAGTTATCTCAACACTCTCGTTGAGGTATCGAAAGTGCAATTTACAGAGCCAGCCATTGGGCGTCAGTATTATGAAGCAACTAATGATGTAGGTGGGGCGACCAATTGGAATCTCGTAGATGAAAAAGGCAATCAGATTATTTTTAGAACCAGTAGTTATGCTGATTTCTCTAAAAATAGCGTCCCTGATGGAAGCGGTAAAGTGCGTGGAGTTTTAACAAAATATGCCAGTGATTACCAATTAGTGGCTCGAAATGAAACCGATCTTCAAATGAATGCTGAGCGCAAGATTCCTTTTTTTATCGAAGATTTTCAAAGCGTATCCGATGGTACTAATTTGAGTTTGCCGGGTTGGAGTAATATTATTGAAACCGGAGCCATTGTCTGGAAAGGCGGAATTACAGCAACGAATGGTTATGCCGAATTTACCATAACGGGAACCAAAGTGGTTTCTAATATTGTTTGGCTCATTAGCCCAAAAATTGATATGGATACTCATACTAATGAAACACTTTCATTCAGAACCGCTCAACATCATCTGGATGTAGATTCTCCTTTAAATACGTTAGAAGTTTATATCTCGACTGATTTTGATGGGCTCCATATCAATTCGGCAACTTGGATCCCCGTTTCGGTCAGAATACCTAATCAAAGTACGCCTTGGAATGAGTTCATTGGTTCGGGGACGGTTGATTTGTCGACTTATACGGGGAAGATAAACATCGCCTTTAAATACATTGGTTCTGGAAAAGACCTAGCCTTAGATGGTTCATTTCTGGTAGATGACGTGCAGGTATTTGGTGACTAG